ATTTCCTGGGAACCCGGGCCGCCGAGGAGAGTAAGAATGGTTTCCTTGAGAGGCGAATCGTCGTAGTATACCGATTTCTTGAATCCCTTGAGAGCGATAGTACCGTCGTCGTTTACCCTGGCAAAATAAATAAGCGCCCGTCTCATATTCCTTTTCACCGTGAGTGGAGTCGGGTCCGGTAATTCATTTCCGTTATCCCCCGATGCGTCGTCGTTGCGTGGAAGTTCTTCGTCTTTTTTATCGATAACGGTATCGACGGGATCATTTTCAGGTATTGAGTCATCCGATCGTTTGACCTTAATTTCATCTTCCACATTGTCTTTTGTGCGGATTACCGGCAGATCGGGTTTTTTCTCCTTTTTATCTCCGCTGAACATGTTTTTGACCATTTCTTCGAACCCGGTTTTTTTGATGATATCGTTTGCCGTTTTCAGATTGGCCAGCACGATAACGATAACAAGAAGAATGAGGACTATCCAGAAAAGACAACCTATCGATACTTTTTTTCCGGCCATACTGTTATAATCATCGGCTTAATAAAATACTTTTTTAACCAACAATTTATCCCTGATTCCGCTTCGCCGTCTGTCGGATCGCTTACGCGTAAAATACATTCTATATATTTGACATGGGATAGAAAAAGCCGTATAGTAAACGTGTATGAAAACCTTGAAGGGTATCGTCGCTTCGCCGGGAATTATAATCGGTAA
The Spirochaetales bacterium genome window above contains:
- a CDS encoding GerMN domain-containing protein; protein product: MAGKKVSIGCLFWIVLILLVIVIVLANLKTANDIIKKTGFEEMVKNMFSGDKKEKKPDLPVIRTKDNVEDEIKVKRSDDSIPENDPVDTVIDKKDEELPRNDDASGDNGNELPDPTPLTVKRNMRRALIYFARVNDDGTIALKGFKKSVYYDDSPLKETILTLLGGPGSQEINANYYSLIPEHTTLNNIYVKGSIAYLDFNEYFRFNTLGKEGLKTQLKQIVYTATEFANVTGVQILIEGEKVNYLGPEGIFIGEPLSRDSFIASN